In Streptomyces canus, one DNA window encodes the following:
- the bldG gene encoding anti-sigma factor antagonist BldG: MDLSLSTETIGDRTIVRVGGEIDVYTAPKLREQLVELVNDGSFHLVVDMEGVDFLDSTGLGVLVGGLKRVRAHEGSLRLVCNQERILKIFRITGLTKVFPIHTSVEEAVAATD, translated from the coding sequence GTGGACCTGTCTCTGTCGACCGAAACCATCGGCGATCGCACGATCGTCAGGGTCGGTGGCGAAATCGACGTATATACCGCGCCCAAGCTGCGCGAGCAGCTGGTCGAGCTGGTGAACGACGGCAGTTTCCACCTTGTCGTCGACATGGAGGGCGTGGACTTCCTCGACTCCACCGGGCTCGGCGTACTGGTCGGCGGACTGAAGCGGGTGCGTGCCCATGAGGGCTCGCTGCGCCTCGTCTGCAACCAGGAGCGCATTCTCAAGATCTTTCGTATCACCGGCCTCACCAAGGTGTTCCCGATCCACACCTCGGTCGAGGAAGCGGTGGCGGCGACCGACTGA
- a CDS encoding sodium-translocating pyrophosphatase — translation MAGLSTPDQLDQPTTTLAAAVLTDDNRVLIAVIAVVALAALVVAGVLVRQVLAAGEGTDSMKKIAKAIQEGANAYLARQLRTLGVFAVVVFFLLMLLPADDWNQRAGRSVFFLIGATFSAATGYIGMWLAVRSNVRVAAAAREATPAEGEPEKDLTAVSHKAMKIAFRTGGVVGMFTVGLGLLGASCVVLVYAADAPKVLEGFGLGAALIAMFMRVGGGIFTKAADVGADLVGKVEQGIPEDDPRNAATIADNVGDNVGDCAGMAADLFESYAVTLVAALILGKAAFGDAGLAFPLLVPAIGVITAMIGIFAVAPRRSDRSGMSAINRGFFISAVISLVLVAIAVFVYLPGKYADLDGVTDAAISGRDGDPRILALVAVAIGILLAAVIQQLTGYFTETNRRPVQDIGKSSLTGPATVVLAGISIGLESAVYTALLIGLGVYGAFLLGGTSIMLALFAVALAGTGLLTTVGVIVAMDTFGPVSDNAQGIAEMSGDVEGAGAQVLTNLDAVGNTTKAITKGIAIATAVLAASALFGSYRDAITTGAQDVGEKLSGDGAPMSLMMDISQPNNLVGLIAGAAVVFLFSGLAINAVSRSAGSVVYEVRRQFRDHPGIMDYSEEPEYGKVVDICTKDALRELTTPGLLAVLAPIFIGFTLGVGALGAFLAGAIGAGTLMAVFLANSGGAWDNAKKLVEDGHHGGKGSEAHAATVIGDTVGDPFKDTAGPAINPLLKVMNLVALLIAPAVIKFSYGEDKSIGVRIFIAVLAFLVIAGAVYVSKRRGIAVGDEDNEKKVAKSVDPAVVS, via the coding sequence ATGGCGGGGCTTTCTACCCCTGATCAGTTGGACCAGCCCACAACAACCCTCGCGGCCGCGGTGCTCACCGACGACAACCGGGTGCTGATCGCGGTCATCGCGGTCGTCGCCCTAGCGGCGCTCGTGGTGGCGGGGGTCCTGGTACGCCAGGTGCTCGCGGCCGGCGAGGGCACCGACAGCATGAAAAAGATCGCGAAGGCCATCCAGGAAGGCGCGAACGCCTATCTGGCACGCCAGTTGCGCACGCTCGGCGTATTCGCCGTCGTCGTGTTCTTCCTGCTCATGCTGCTTCCCGCAGACGACTGGAATCAGCGCGCAGGCCGATCCGTGTTCTTCTTGATCGGCGCCACGTTCTCGGCGGCCACCGGCTATATCGGCATGTGGCTCGCCGTGCGCAGCAATGTGCGGGTGGCGGCGGCGGCGCGAGAAGCCACTCCGGCGGAAGGCGAACCGGAAAAGGATCTCACCGCCGTCTCCCACAAAGCCATGAAGATCGCTTTCCGTACGGGCGGCGTCGTCGGCATGTTCACGGTGGGGCTCGGTCTGCTGGGCGCCTCCTGTGTGGTGCTGGTCTACGCGGCCGACGCGCCGAAGGTCCTGGAGGGTTTCGGTCTCGGCGCGGCGCTCATCGCGATGTTCATGAGGGTCGGCGGAGGCATCTTCACCAAGGCCGCCGACGTCGGCGCCGACCTGGTCGGCAAGGTCGAGCAGGGCATCCCGGAGGACGACCCGCGTAACGCCGCGACCATCGCCGACAACGTGGGCGACAACGTCGGCGACTGCGCGGGCATGGCGGCCGACCTCTTCGAGTCGTACGCCGTGACCCTGGTCGCCGCGCTGATCCTCGGCAAGGCGGCCTTCGGCGACGCCGGACTCGCCTTCCCGCTGCTCGTCCCGGCGATCGGCGTGATCACCGCGATGATCGGCATCTTCGCGGTCGCGCCGCGTCGCTCCGACCGCAGCGGCATGTCCGCGATCAACCGCGGGTTCTTCATCTCCGCGGTGATCTCGCTCGTGCTGGTGGCGATCGCCGTCTTCGTCTACCTGCCGGGGAAGTACGCCGACCTCGACGGCGTCACCGACGCGGCGATCAGCGGAAGGGACGGCGACCCGCGGATCCTCGCGCTCGTCGCCGTGGCGATCGGCATCCTGCTCGCCGCCGTCATCCAGCAGCTGACCGGCTACTTCACCGAGACCAACCGCCGCCCGGTCCAGGACATCGGCAAGAGCTCTCTCACGGGGCCCGCCACCGTCGTCCTCGCCGGCATCTCGATCGGTCTCGAATCAGCCGTCTACACCGCCCTGCTGATCGGCCTCGGCGTCTACGGGGCGTTCCTGCTCGGCGGCACCTCGATCATGCTGGCGCTGTTCGCGGTGGCGCTGGCCGGCACCGGCCTGCTCACCACGGTCGGTGTGATCGTCGCCATGGACACCTTCGGGCCGGTCTCCGACAACGCGCAGGGCATCGCCGAGATGTCCGGCGACGTGGAGGGCGCGGGCGCGCAGGTCCTCACCAACCTGGACGCCGTCGGCAACACCACCAAGGCCATCACCAAGGGCATCGCCATCGCCACCGCGGTCCTCGCGGCATCGGCGCTCTTCGGGTCGTACCGTGACGCGATCACGACCGGCGCGCAGGACGTCGGCGAGAAGCTCAGCGGGGACGGTGCGCCGATGAGCCTGATGATGGACATCTCGCAGCCCAACAACCTCGTCGGCCTGATCGCCGGCGCGGCGGTCGTCTTCCTCTTCTCGGGGCTGGCGATCAACGCGGTGTCGAGGTCGGCGGGTTCCGTGGTGTACGAGGTGCGGCGGCAGTTCCGCGACCATCCCGGGATCATGGACTACAGCGAGGAGCCGGAATACGGCAAGGTCGTCGACATCTGCACCAAGGACGCCCTGCGCGAACTCACCACACCCGGTCTGCTCGCCGTGCTGGCGCCGATCTTCATCGGGTTCACCCTCGGCGTCGGCGCGCTCGGCGCGTTCCTCGCGGGTGCGATCGGCGCGGGCACCCTGATGGCGGTCTTCCTGGCCAACTCCGGCGGTGCCTGGGACAACGCCAAGAAGCTCGTCGAGGACGGTCACCACGGCGGCAAGGGCAGCGAGGCCCATGCCGCCACGGTGATCGGCGACACCGTCGGCGACCCCTTCAAGGACACCGCGGGGCCCGCGATCAACCCGCTGCTGAAGGTGATGAACCTGGTGGCGCTGCTGATCGCCCCGGCGGTGATCAAGTTCAGCTATGGCGAGGACAAGAGCATCGGCGTACGGATCTTCATCGCCGTCCTCGCGTTCCTCGTGATCGCCGGCGCGGTCTACGTCTCCAAGCGGCGCGGCATCGCCGTGGGTGACGAAGACAACGAGAAGAAGGTGGCCAAGTCGGTGGATCCCGCGGTGGTTTCGTAG
- a CDS encoding DEAD/DEAH box helicase: MAFNHLPAGVHDALVPLSVTPVTHSVPMAKNLRSDRPSADAGPRPTPSTVLDRLAAGPSRAARITHTEHLPPREGRHAVWPDRIRSEVIAAVQACGIEHPWAHQARAAEHALDGESVVVATGTASGKSLAYLVPVLSTLLDGSEAPNGRGATTLYLSPTKALAADQCRSVKELSQPLGNSVRPAVYDGDTPFEEREWIRQYANYVLTNPDMLHRGILPSHSRWSSFLKALKYVVIDECHTYRGVFGSHVAQVLRRLRRLCARYGASPVFLLASATAAEPSVAARRLTGLPVVEVADDASPRGELVFALWEPPLTEMQGEKGAPVRRTATAETADLLTDLAVQGVRSVAFVRSRRGAELISVIAQERLAEVDRSLARRVAAYRGGYLPEERRALEQALHSGELLGLAATTALELGIDVSGLDAVLISGYPGTRASLWQQAGRAGRAGQGALAILVARDDPLDTFLVHHPEALFDQPVESTVLDPDNPYVLAPHLCAAAAELPLTDEDMELFGPETESLLGQLESAKLLRRRTKAWHWTRRERAADLTDIRGEGGRPIQIVESGTGRLLGTVDAGSAHTAVHEGAVHLHQGRTYLVRSLDLEDSVALVEEASPSYSTVARDTTSIAVLETDVEVPWGEGRLCYGSVEVTNQVVSFLRRRLITGEVLGETKLDLPPRTLRTRAVWWTVTEDQLDEARINPEILGGALHAAEHASIGLLPLFATCDRWDIGGVSIPLHPDTLLPTVFVYDGHPGGAGFAERAFHTARAWLTATRQAIASCECDAGCPSCIQSPKCGNGNEPLHKRGAVRLLTVLLRGAPEEGAETELPGLPKQSP, encoded by the coding sequence ATGGCATTCAATCACTTACCGGCAGGCGTGCACGACGCCTTGGTCCCATTGTCCGTCACGCCAGTGACACACTCGGTGCCGATGGCCAAGAATCTCCGATCCGATCGACCCTCGGCGGACGCCGGTCCCCGCCCCACGCCGAGCACGGTCCTGGACCGGCTCGCCGCCGGGCCGAGCCGGGCTGCGCGCATCACTCATACGGAGCACTTGCCCCCACGTGAGGGTCGCCATGCCGTCTGGCCCGACCGGATCCGCTCGGAGGTCATCGCAGCCGTCCAGGCCTGCGGCATCGAGCACCCCTGGGCCCACCAGGCACGCGCGGCCGAACACGCCCTGGACGGCGAGTCGGTCGTGGTCGCCACCGGCACCGCCTCCGGCAAGTCCCTGGCGTACCTCGTGCCGGTCCTCTCCACCCTCCTGGACGGCTCAGAGGCCCCGAACGGCCGAGGCGCCACCACGCTCTACCTGTCCCCGACAAAGGCTCTGGCGGCGGACCAGTGCCGCTCGGTGAAGGAACTTTCACAACCGCTGGGCAATTCCGTCCGCCCCGCGGTCTACGACGGCGACACGCCGTTCGAGGAACGCGAATGGATCCGCCAGTACGCCAACTACGTGCTGACCAATCCGGACATGCTGCACCGCGGGATACTCCCGTCCCACTCCCGCTGGTCCTCCTTCCTGAAGGCGCTCAAGTACGTCGTCATCGACGAGTGCCACACCTACCGCGGCGTGTTCGGCTCCCACGTCGCCCAGGTGCTGCGCCGTCTGCGCCGCCTCTGTGCCCGCTACGGCGCCTCCCCCGTCTTCCTGCTGGCCTCCGCGACCGCCGCCGAGCCGTCCGTGGCCGCCCGCCGCCTCACCGGCCTCCCCGTGGTCGAGGTCGCCGACGACGCCTCACCGCGCGGCGAACTGGTGTTTGCCCTCTGGGAGCCCCCGCTCACCGAGATGCAGGGCGAGAAGGGGGCCCCGGTCCGCCGTACGGCCACCGCCGAGACGGCCGATCTCCTCACCGATCTCGCCGTGCAGGGCGTGCGCTCGGTCGCCTTCGTCCGCTCCCGGCGCGGCGCCGAGCTGATCTCCGTGATCGCCCAGGAGCGGCTGGCGGAGGTCGACCGCTCCCTGGCCCGTCGTGTCGCGGCGTACCGCGGCGGCTACCTCCCGGAGGAACGCCGCGCCCTGGAGCAGGCCCTGCACTCAGGAGAGCTGTTGGGCCTGGCCGCCACGACCGCCCTGGAACTCGGCATCGACGTCTCGGGGCTGGACGCCGTACTGATCTCCGGCTACCCCGGCACCCGCGCGTCCCTGTGGCAGCAGGCGGGCCGGGCGGGTCGAGCCGGCCAGGGGGCATTGGCGATCCTGGTGGCCCGCGACGACCCCCTGGACACCTTTCTCGTCCATCACCCCGAGGCCCTCTTCGACCAGCCGGTGGAGTCCACGGTCCTGGACCCCGACAACCCGTACGTCCTCGCTCCGCACCTGTGCGCGGCCGCGGCGGAACTGCCGTTGACGGACGAGGACATGGAGTTGTTCGGGCCGGAGACCGAGAGCTTGTTGGGGCAGCTGGAGTCCGCGAAGCTCCTGCGCCGCCGTACCAAGGCCTGGCACTGGACCCGCCGGGAGCGGGCCGCCGACCTCACCGACATCCGCGGGGAGGGCGGCCGCCCCATCCAGATCGTCGAGTCGGGCACGGGCCGCCTCCTCGGCACGGTCGACGCGGGCTCCGCCCACACCGCCGTCCACGAGGGCGCGGTCCACCTCCATCAGGGCCGTACGTACCTGGTCCGGTCGCTGGACCTGGAGGACTCGGTGGCACTGGTCGAGGAGGCGAGCCCGTCGTATTCGACGGTCGCCCGCGACACGACGTCCATCGCCGTTCTGGAGACGGACGTCGAAGTTCCCTGGGGCGAGGGCAGGTTGTGCTACGGCTCCGTCGAGGTCACCAATCAGGTGGTCTCCTTCCTTCGCAGACGTCTGATCACAGGTGAAGTGCTCGGCGAGACGAAACTCGACCTGCCTCCCCGTACGCTCCGGACGCGCGCAGTGTGGTGGACGGTCACCGAGGACCAGCTCGACGAGGCCCGGATCAACCCGGAGATCCTCGGCGGCGCCCTGCACGCCGCCGAGCACGCCTCGATCGGCCTGCTGCCCCTCTTCGCGACCTGCGACCGCTGGGACATCGGCGGCGTGTCGATCCCTCTCCACCCCGACACGCTGCTCCCCACGGTCTTCGTCTACGACGGTCACCCGGGCGGCGCGGGCTTCGCGGAGCGCGCCTTCCACACCGCCCGCGCCTGGCTCACCGCCACCCGCCAGGCCATCGCCTCCTGCGAGTGCGACGCCGGCTGTCCGTCCTGCATCCAGTCCCCCAAGTGCGGCAACGGCAACGAACCGCTGCACAAGAGGGGGGCGGTACGGCTGCTCACGGTGCTGTTGCGGGGGGCGCCGGAGGAGGGGGCGGAGACGGAGCTTCCCGGACTGCCGAAGCAGAGCCCCTAG
- a CDS encoding serine/threonine-protein kinase: MAGETPDQGEGRTINGRYRLLRTLGAGGMGRVWLAYDEELACDVAMKEIALPDTPMDVGETAQRMARARSEARHAARLRGHPHVATVHDVVVHEGLPWIVMEHVPDAVDLQAVVRRSGPLSPEQAARIGLAVLDALTAGHRVGILHRDVKPANILLAPDTSGDPYARVLLTDYGIALQPESREPRLTATAGILGTPGYLAPERARGEPPTPAADLFSLGATLYAAVEGRGPFDRHGEFATLTALLGEDPTPPVRAGELTPVLLGLLVKDPVRRFSPETVKRGLERVVQGVWGAGGAAGPGYGSSVGGFGPPVGGWGPAPGTPQTPGTPQTPHAPVGAAGDGGPADARPGPGDPATPGTTPGSAPPYNAWPPAPGQVLEPGNPYAQGMGSPYANEGSSSPYGGPSSPYGGAGPGAPYGDGASAPYSGGGSSPPYGSETPAGYGGSGAPGSLAPFGSPAPFGAPTAFGGPVGPGGPGGRAPFSSALPPPSPPRPAAKKRLAIVALVIGVLLVVAGGAWGVMALTGGDGKKDTATKSSPNPSARSSQGASPTGPVLPYGEVVGLDEPLETGDCVQAVWSGTPFRSAPNLGVVDCADDWPDGQVVAVDTAADFADAKARGAKRCADLSRPVVGALPDAAGYAVVPTEEGFGAAGSGTACLVLGRHAAIGGEVGRFRDPGTDLWVGQMSVGDCWVYQQLDDGYKAPLTDCSKAHTDQVIGTVQAPAEMSYKKGTDNATKLCGNTFESTWAPDRERLVYGWVADEDDWKKGFNKIVCTVSLTDNKKSSGKIPPPGAV; this comes from the coding sequence ATGGCGGGGGAGACGCCGGATCAGGGTGAAGGCAGGACCATCAACGGCCGGTACCGGCTGCTGCGGACGCTCGGCGCGGGCGGCATGGGCCGTGTCTGGCTGGCCTACGACGAGGAGCTGGCCTGCGACGTCGCGATGAAGGAGATCGCGCTTCCGGACACGCCGATGGACGTGGGCGAAACGGCCCAGCGCATGGCCCGGGCCCGCAGCGAGGCCCGGCACGCGGCCCGGCTGCGCGGCCATCCCCATGTGGCGACGGTGCACGATGTGGTGGTCCACGAGGGGCTGCCGTGGATCGTCATGGAGCACGTGCCGGACGCGGTCGACCTCCAGGCGGTCGTACGGCGTTCGGGGCCGCTGTCGCCCGAGCAGGCGGCCCGCATCGGCCTCGCCGTCCTCGACGCCCTCACCGCGGGGCACCGCGTCGGCATCCTCCACAGGGATGTGAAACCGGCCAACATCCTTCTGGCGCCGGACACTTCGGGCGACCCCTACGCGCGCGTGCTGCTCACCGACTACGGCATCGCCCTCCAGCCCGAGTCCCGCGAGCCCCGCCTCACCGCGACCGCCGGCATCCTCGGCACCCCCGGCTATCTCGCGCCGGAGCGCGCCCGGGGCGAACCGCCCACCCCGGCCGCCGACCTGTTCTCCCTGGGCGCCACGCTTTATGCCGCTGTCGAGGGCCGCGGCCCCTTCGACCGCCACGGCGAGTTCGCCACGCTGACGGCCCTGCTGGGCGAGGATCCCACCCCGCCCGTCCGGGCCGGTGAGCTCACGCCGGTGCTGCTGGGGTTGCTGGTCAAGGATCCCGTGCGCAGGTTCTCACCGGAGACGGTGAAGCGGGGGCTGGAGCGGGTCGTGCAGGGGGTCTGGGGCGCCGGGGGTGCGGCGGGGCCGGGGTACGGCTCCTCGGTGGGAGGATTCGGGCCGCCGGTCGGTGGCTGGGGGCCGGCGCCGGGGACTCCACAGACACCGGGGACTCCGCAAACGCCGCACGCTCCGGTGGGCGCGGCCGGAGACGGGGGTCCGGCCGACGCGCGCCCCGGCCCCGGGGATCCGGCCACCCCAGGGACGACACCCGGCTCGGCACCGCCGTACAACGCGTGGCCGCCCGCGCCAGGGCAGGTGCTGGAACCAGGCAACCCCTATGCGCAGGGGATGGGTTCGCCGTATGCGAACGAGGGCTCCTCGTCACCGTACGGCGGCCCGAGCTCACCGTACGGCGGCGCTGGCCCCGGCGCCCCCTACGGCGATGGGGCTTCGGCGCCGTACTCGGGCGGTGGTTCCTCGCCGCCGTACGGGAGCGAGACGCCCGCCGGATACGGCGGCTCGGGTGCGCCCGGCAGCCTCGCCCCCTTCGGCAGCCCCGCCCCCTTCGGCGCACCCACCGCCTTCGGCGGACCCGTCGGTCCTGGCGGACCCGGAGGCCGGGCGCCGTTCTCGTCGGCCCTGCCCCCGCCCTCGCCGCCGCGCCCCGCCGCCAAGAAGCGCCTCGCGATCGTCGCGCTCGTCATCGGTGTGCTCCTCGTGGTCGCGGGCGGTGCGTGGGGAGTCATGGCGCTGACCGGTGGCGATGGCAAGAAGGACACGGCGACCAAGTCCTCGCCGAACCCGAGCGCGCGTTCGTCACAGGGGGCGTCGCCCACCGGGCCCGTACTGCCGTACGGCGAGGTGGTCGGGCTCGACGAGCCCCTGGAGACCGGGGACTGCGTGCAGGCGGTCTGGTCGGGGACGCCGTTCAGGTCGGCGCCGAACCTGGGGGTCGTGGACTGCGCGGACGACTGGCCGGACGGCCAGGTGGTGGCCGTCGACACGGCCGCCGACTTCGCCGACGCCAAGGCCCGGGGCGCGAAACGCTGCGCCGATCTGAGCCGGCCCGTCGTGGGAGCGCTGCCGGACGCGGCCGGGTACGCCGTCGTTCCGACCGAGGAGGGATTCGGTGCGGCGGGCAGCGGTACGGCATGTCTCGTACTCGGCCGCCATGCCGCGATAGGCGGTGAGGTGGGCCGCTTCCGGGACCCGGGCACCGACCTGTGGGTGGGTCAGATGAGCGTCGGCGACTGCTGGGTCTACCAGCAGCTCGACGACGGCTACAAGGCTCCGCTCACCGACTGCTCGAAAGCCCATACCGACCAGGTGATCGGCACTGTTCAGGCCCCGGCCGAAATGAGCTACAAGAAGGGCACCGACAACGCGACCAAGTTGTGCGGCAACACATTCGAGTCGACCTGGGCGCCTGACCGGGAGCGTCTCGTGTACGGCTGGGTGGCCGACGAGGACGACTGGAAGAAGGGATTCAACAAGATCGTGTGCACGGTCAGCCTGACCGACAACAAGAAGTCGAGCGGGAAGATACCCCCGCCCGGCGCGGTCTGA
- a CDS encoding DUF4244 domain-containing protein — protein MYKAVWARVRALVCGTMSGARSMREDRGMVTSEYAMGIVAAVAFAVVLYKVVTSGTVSAELQAIVKRALDAKA, from the coding sequence ATGTACAAGGCGGTATGGGCGCGGGTGCGTGCCCTGGTGTGCGGGACGATGAGCGGAGCGCGGTCGATGCGCGAGGACCGGGGGATGGTGACGTCCGAGTACGCGATGGGGATCGTCGCGGCGGTGGCGTTCGCGGTGGTGCTCTACAAGGTGGTGACGAGCGGGACCGTCAGCGCGGAGCTCCAGGCCATCGTGAAACGGGCGCTCGATGCGAAGGCGTGA
- a CDS encoding DUF7059 domain-containing protein, with amino-acid sequence MSTSSLPTLPAAPASDRPDVTAQLRDALIGASFTADGLLELLGAPAYAALARSETVPALRATRGDAPLAVLVRLFLLQQPVPHARVADVVPVDACLESGWLVRVGSDEVAATVDVRPYGGPGGEDWFIVSDLGCAVGGAGGIGSRDEGVVLGVGGASTTLAGLTVRTPVASALDLGTGSGIQALHAVQHATRVTATDLNPRALHITALTLALSGAPAADLREGSLFEPLKQGETYDLIVSNPPFVISPGARLTYRDGGMGGDELCRSVVQGAGELLNEGGFAQFLANWQHVEGEDWQDRLRSWVPRGCDAWVVQREVQDVTQYAELWLRDAGDHRGDPAEYQALYDAWLDEFEARKVRAVGFGWIALRRTGSAVPSVTVEEWPHPVEQPLGDTVRAHFERLDYLRANDDAALLEAHFRLAPEIIQEQVGLPGAEDPEHVVLRQHRGMRRATKVDTVGAGFAGVCDGSLSAGRILDAIAQLMGEDPVMLRDRTPAQIRLLVEQGFLEPA; translated from the coding sequence GTGAGTACCTCCAGCCTGCCCACGCTGCCCGCCGCCCCCGCCTCCGACCGTCCCGACGTCACCGCCCAGTTGCGGGACGCCCTGATCGGGGCCTCCTTCACCGCCGACGGGCTGCTAGAGCTGCTCGGCGCGCCCGCGTACGCGGCGCTCGCGCGCAGTGAGACCGTGCCCGCGCTCCGGGCGACTCGCGGGGACGCCCCGCTGGCGGTGCTCGTACGCCTGTTCCTCCTTCAGCAGCCAGTGCCCCACGCGCGCGTGGCGGACGTGGTGCCCGTCGACGCGTGTCTGGAGAGCGGCTGGCTGGTCCGTGTCGGCAGCGATGAGGTGGCCGCGACGGTGGACGTACGGCCGTACGGCGGACCCGGCGGCGAGGACTGGTTCATCGTCTCGGACCTCGGCTGTGCGGTCGGCGGCGCGGGCGGCATCGGCAGCCGTGACGAGGGTGTCGTGCTCGGGGTCGGCGGTGCCTCCACGACCCTGGCCGGCCTCACCGTCCGCACCCCCGTCGCCTCCGCCCTCGACCTCGGTACCGGCTCCGGGATCCAGGCCCTGCACGCCGTACAGCACGCCACGCGCGTGACGGCGACCGATCTCAACCCGCGCGCGCTGCACATCACCGCGCTCACGCTGGCGCTGTCCGGAGCCCCGGCGGCCGATCTGCGGGAGGGCTCGCTGTTCGAGCCGCTCAAGCAGGGTGAGACGTACGACCTGATCGTGTCGAACCCGCCCTTCGTGATCTCCCCGGGTGCGCGGCTGACGTATCGCGACGGCGGGATGGGCGGGGACGAGCTGTGCCGCTCGGTCGTTCAGGGGGCGGGGGAGTTGCTGAACGAGGGCGGTTTCGCGCAGTTCCTCGCCAACTGGCAGCACGTCGAGGGGGAGGACTGGCAGGACAGGCTCAGGTCGTGGGTGCCGCGCGGGTGCGACGCCTGGGTCGTGCAGCGCGAGGTGCAGGACGTCACGCAGTACGCCGAGCTGTGGCTCAGGGACGCCGGTGACCACCGGGGCGACCCGGCCGAGTACCAGGCGCTCTACGACGCCTGGCTGGACGAGTTCGAGGCGCGCAAGGTGAGGGCCGTCGGCTTCGGCTGGATCGCCCTGCGCAGGACGGGCTCCGCCGTGCCCTCGGTCACCGTGGAGGAGTGGCCGCACCCGGTCGAGCAGCCCCTCGGGGACACCGTCAGGGCGCACTTCGAACGCCTCGACTACCTGCGCGCCAACGACGACGCGGCCCTGCTGGAGGCCCACTTCAGGCTCGCCCCAGAGATCATTCAGGAGCAGGTCGGGCTGCCCGGCGCGGAGGACCCGGAGCACGTGGTGCTGCGCCAGCACCGCGGGATGCGCCGGGCCACCAAGGTGGACACCGTCGGCGCGGGCTTCGCCGGTGTGTGTGACGGCTCGCTGAGCGCGGGCCGCATTCTCGACGCGATCGCCCAACTCATGGGCGAGGACCCGGTCATGCTGCGCGACCGTACGCCCGCGCAGATCCGGCTGCTGGTGGAGCAGGGGTTCCTGGAGCCCGCGTGA
- a CDS encoding ATP-binding protein has translation MATVELRFSALPEHVRTARLVAAAVARRSGVDEAVLDEVRLAVGEACTRAVGLHQSGGITAPVKVLLIEEEKQFSIEVGDEAPRSAPGDRAPGALGEDHDVETEEDEMGLAVISGLVDDVEVTAGEHGGQIRMTWPTTPPAAVLP, from the coding sequence ATGGCCACCGTTGAACTCCGTTTCAGCGCGCTGCCCGAGCACGTCAGGACCGCCCGACTGGTGGCGGCAGCGGTGGCGCGCAGGTCCGGAGTGGACGAGGCCGTCCTCGACGAGGTCAGACTCGCTGTCGGCGAGGCCTGTACTCGTGCCGTCGGACTGCACCAGAGCGGCGGCATCACCGCGCCGGTCAAGGTGCTGCTGATCGAGGAGGAGAAGCAGTTCTCCATCGAGGTCGGCGACGAGGCGCCGCGTTCGGCCCCGGGCGACCGGGCTCCGGGCGCCCTGGGTGAGGACCACGACGTCGAGACCGAGGAGGACGAGATGGGCCTCGCGGTCATCAGCGGCCTCGTCGACGATGTCGAGGTCACCGCGGGGGAGCATGGCGGACAGATCCGTATGACCTGGCCGACTACGCCGCCGGCCGCAGTGCTCCCCTGA
- a CDS encoding TadE family type IV pilus minor pilin, which translates to MRRRERAGDQGFVTAESAMVLPVLVMFAMALVWGLLVVAAQIQCVDAARTGARAAARQDPAEAVVRVARDTAPRDAKVTVAREGDRVRVVVVAKPPALHGLPFEVREEAVAWAEETVGEGG; encoded by the coding sequence ATGCGAAGGCGTGAACGGGCGGGAGACCAGGGGTTCGTGACGGCGGAGTCGGCCATGGTGCTGCCGGTGCTGGTGATGTTCGCGATGGCGCTGGTGTGGGGGCTGCTCGTGGTGGCCGCGCAGATCCAGTGCGTGGATGCCGCCAGGACCGGCGCCCGCGCGGCGGCCCGCCAGGACCCCGCCGAGGCGGTCGTCCGGGTGGCCCGGGACACGGCACCGCGCGACGCGAAGGTGACGGTTGCCCGGGAGGGTGACCGGGTCCGCGTGGTCGTCGTGGCGAAGCCGCCCGCGTTGCACGGCCTGCCCTTCGAGGTGCGGGAGGAGGCCGTGGCATGGGCGGAGGAGACGGTGGGGGAAGGAGGATGA
- a CDS encoding small secreted protein: MNKKLAAALSGGAVLVLALTGCSGSEDNKELDAWAKKVCDLVPAQNKKITAAYDAITKAAEDTESTPAELQKADSQAFQDLSDGYKARATVISNAGAPPGAEDGEKKLQTAVKQLTALSAAYADMKTQVDGLNTKDQAKFATGLKDVSAEMKKVETQRQTALGALKDLESGDTKQALSEQSGCKQASTSPEASAPATDS, from the coding sequence GTGAACAAGAAGCTCGCGGCCGCACTGTCCGGCGGTGCGGTACTGGTACTGGCGCTGACGGGATGCTCTGGCAGCGAGGACAACAAGGAACTCGACGCCTGGGCCAAGAAGGTCTGTGACCTGGTGCCGGCCCAGAACAAGAAGATCACGGCGGCCTACGACGCGATCACCAAGGCGGCCGAGGACACCGAGAGCACCCCGGCGGAGCTCCAGAAGGCCGACTCCCAGGCCTTCCAGGACCTGTCCGACGGTTACAAGGCGCGCGCCACGGTCATCAGTAACGCCGGGGCGCCTCCCGGTGCCGAGGACGGTGAGAAGAAGCTCCAGACCGCCGTCAAGCAGCTCACGGCCCTGTCGGCCGCCTACGCCGACATGAAGACGCAGGTGGACGGGCTCAACACCAAGGACCAGGCGAAGTTCGCGACCGGTCTCAAGGATGTCTCGGCCGAGATGAAGAAGGTGGAGACGCAGCGCCAGACCGCGCTCGGCGCGCTGAAGGACCTGGAGTCGGGCGACACCAAGCAGGCACTGTCCGAGCAGTCGGGCTGCAAGCAGGCCTCGACGTCGCCGGAGGCGTCCGCGCCGGCGACGGACAGCTGA